A region from the Proteiniborus ethanoligenes genome encodes:
- a CDS encoding ABC-F family ATP-binding cassette domain-containing protein, whose translation MSILTVKDLSHGYGSRAIFNNVSFRLLKGEHIGLIGANGEGKSTFMNIITGKLEPDEGNIEWSKRVRVGYLDQHTALSKGMTIRDVLKTAFKYLFDMENEMNQICERMSDVTPEELEILLEDLGTIQDILTNNDFYIIDAKVEEIAKGLGLYDIGLDKDVNDLSGGQRTKVLLAKLLLEKPDILLLDEPTNYLDEQHIEWLRRYLQQYENAFILISHDMPFLNSVINLIYHVENQELNRYVGTYDDFIQIYEAKKLQLEAAYKKQQQEIEDLKDFVARNKARVATRNMAMSRQKKLDNMEVIELAREKPKPEFNFRDARASGKLIFETKDLVIGYEEALSRPLNLRMERGQRIALVGANGLGKTTLLKSILGQIKPVSGSVELGDYLHIGYFEQEIKKANTNTCIEEIWQDFPSFTQFEVRAALAKCGLTTQHIESKVNVLSGGEQAKVRLCKLINKETNILILDEPTNHLDIDAKEELKRALKAYKGSILLICHEPEFYRDVTTDVWNCESWTTKIV comes from the coding sequence ATGAGTATTTTAACAGTAAAGGATTTAAGTCATGGTTATGGAAGTCGTGCTATATTTAATAATGTTTCTTTTAGGCTATTAAAGGGAGAGCATATTGGTCTTATAGGGGCTAATGGTGAAGGCAAGTCCACCTTCATGAATATAATAACAGGCAAGCTTGAGCCTGATGAAGGAAACATAGAATGGTCAAAACGTGTAAGGGTAGGTTATCTTGACCAGCATACGGCTCTTTCTAAGGGAATGACTATTAGAGATGTGCTAAAAACTGCTTTTAAATATCTTTTTGATATGGAAAATGAAATGAATCAAATCTGTGAAAGGATGTCAGACGTTACGCCTGAGGAGCTTGAAATATTGCTTGAGGACTTAGGTACTATACAAGATATCCTTACTAATAATGACTTTTATATAATAGATGCAAAGGTTGAAGAAATAGCAAAAGGCCTTGGCTTGTACGATATAGGTCTTGATAAGGATGTAAATGACTTAAGCGGTGGCCAAAGAACCAAAGTACTTTTAGCTAAGCTGCTTTTAGAAAAGCCTGATATTCTTTTATTAGACGAGCCTACTAATTATCTAGATGAGCAGCATATAGAATGGCTAAGACGGTATTTACAGCAGTATGAAAATGCATTTATTCTTATATCTCATGACATGCCATTTTTAAATAGTGTAATAAATCTTATATACCATGTGGAAAATCAAGAATTAAACCGTTATGTAGGCACGTATGATGATTTTATTCAGATATATGAAGCTAAAAAGCTTCAATTAGAAGCTGCATATAAAAAGCAGCAACAAGAAATTGAAGATTTAAAGGACTTCGTAGCTAGAAATAAAGCAAGAGTAGCTACTAGAAACATGGCAATGTCTAGACAAAAGAAGCTTGATAATATGGAGGTAATAGAGCTAGCAAGAGAAAAGCCTAAGCCAGAGTTTAATTTTAGAGATGCTAGGGCATCGGGAAAGCTTATTTTTGAAACTAAGGATTTAGTTATTGGATATGAGGAGGCCCTTTCAAGGCCCTTAAATCTCAGGATGGAACGAGGCCAAAGAATAGCTCTTGTAGGAGCAAATGGTCTTGGCAAAACTACATTATTAAAGAGTATACTAGGACAAATTAAACCTGTCTCTGGCTCTGTAGAGCTTGGTGATTATCTGCATATAGGATATTTTGAACAAGAAATAAAAAAAGCGAACACAAATACTTGCATTGAAGAAATCTGGCAGGATTTTCCCTCTTTTACTCAGTTTGAGGTTCGTGCAGCACTTGCAAAGTGCGGATTAACTACCCAGCATATTGAAAGTAAGGTTAATGTATTAAGTGGTGGCGAACAAGCTAAGGTTAGATTATGTAAGCTTATAAATAAGGAAACAAACATACTAATACTTGATGAACCTACTAATCATCTTGATATTGATGCGAAGGAAGAACTTAAAAGGGCTTTAAAGGCATACAAGGGTTCTATTTTGTTAATATGTCATGAGCCTGAATTTTATAGAGATGTTACTACAGACGTATGGAACTGTGAATCCTGGACAACTAAAATAGTTTAA
- a CDS encoding heavy-metal-associated domain-containing protein, with amino-acid sequence MKNITLQLEQLTCPSCVKKIETALTNANGVNEVKVLFTSSKVKVSFNDEVVSGEEIAKIVHNLGFDVLSTK; translated from the coding sequence ATGAAAAATATTACTTTACAATTAGAACAATTAACTTGCCCAAGTTGTGTGAAAAAAATCGAAACTGCACTTACAAATGCTAATGGTGTAAATGAGGTAAAGGTACTATTCACTTCAAGTAAGGTTAAAGTTAGCTTCAACGACGAAGTTGTTTCTGGGGAGGAAATAGCAAAAATAGTCCACAACTTAGGCTTTGACGTTTTAAGTACAAAATAA
- a CDS encoding GntR family transcriptional regulator — protein MNRINIPKVQKQTAVQQALDYLRNYILTTKNYEITKLPSEAQLASKMGISRLTVREALIVLENEGLITRSQGSSTMITTFARKLSEGIDYAGELGRFIDESGYESTVDIISYAWESCNEEDAEKLDIELGDQVLMVKKKFLANGKPAAYCINRVPKIFLDNNKIKEEDLGKSMFDFVEEACNCQFSHDFMEIIPSLVTKEIKDILGLEENTPILRVDVIKYTVEGCPVMYNTEYYVDNLIRFTACRTMPYIK, from the coding sequence ATGAATAGAATCAACATACCAAAGGTTCAGAAACAAACTGCAGTTCAGCAAGCACTAGATTATTTAAGAAATTATATTTTAACTACTAAGAATTATGAGATAACTAAACTACCTTCAGAAGCTCAACTAGCTAGTAAAATGGGCATAAGCAGATTAACTGTAAGAGAGGCATTAATAGTACTAGAAAATGAAGGCCTAATCACTAGAAGCCAAGGAAGTAGCACTATGATTACCACCTTCGCTAGAAAGCTGTCTGAAGGCATAGATTATGCTGGAGAGCTTGGAAGATTTATTGATGAAAGTGGTTATGAATCCACAGTAGATATTATTTCATATGCATGGGAAAGCTGTAATGAAGAAGATGCTGAAAAGCTAGATATAGAGCTAGGAGATCAAGTACTGATGGTTAAGAAGAAATTTTTAGCCAATGGCAAGCCTGCTGCCTACTGTATAAATAGGGTGCCAAAGATATTCTTAGATAATAATAAGATTAAGGAAGAGGATTTAGGTAAATCTATGTTTGACTTTGTAGAAGAGGCTTGTAACTGTCAGTTTAGTCATGATTTTATGGAAATAATACCTAGTCTTGTCACTAAAGAAATAAAAGATATCTTAGGCCTAGAAGAAAATACTCCTATTTTACGAGTAGATGTAATTAAATATACGGTTGAAGGATGTCCTGTAATGTATAACACAGAATACTATGTGGACAACCTCATAAGATTTACAGCTTGTAGGACTATGCCCTATATTAAATAA
- a CDS encoding FAD binding domain-containing protein, producing the protein MLITFGEYIRPKSIEEAYEIFMQKKSATLIGGGCYLRMGNKRLGLAVDLCDAGLDYMEENEGSIEIGAMTTFRKLETSQLLSKYFGNVISESVKHIIGIQLRNIVTIGATVFSKYGFSDPITTLLALNAEILLYNGGKMSLEDYLKEENRRKDILEKIILNKNVEKAAFQSMRNSQVDYAILNAAVSRIDGKYRIVVGARPRVSALAYKAMEYINSTEITEESAYRTGEIASEELVFGSNTRGSKEYRKEICKVLVKRAIMEVSKC; encoded by the coding sequence ATGTTGATAACATTTGGAGAATATATAAGGCCTAAAAGTATAGAAGAAGCATATGAGATTTTTATGCAAAAGAAAAGTGCTACCTTAATAGGTGGAGGGTGTTACCTTAGGATGGGAAACAAAAGGCTAGGCTTAGCCGTTGATTTATGCGATGCAGGCCTTGACTATATGGAGGAAAATGAGGGCAGTATCGAAATAGGTGCAATGACTACCTTTAGAAAGCTAGAAACTAGTCAATTATTATCAAAGTATTTTGGAAATGTAATTTCAGAATCTGTAAAGCATATAATCGGTATACAATTGAGAAATATAGTAACTATTGGAGCTACTGTTTTTTCAAAGTATGGGTTTTCAGACCCAATAACTACACTTTTAGCTCTTAATGCTGAAATCCTACTCTATAATGGTGGAAAAATGTCTTTAGAGGATTACCTTAAAGAAGAAAATAGAAGAAAGGATATTTTAGAAAAAATAATTCTAAATAAAAATGTTGAAAAGGCAGCTTTTCAATCTATGAGAAATTCTCAAGTAGATTATGCCATACTTAATGCAGCTGTATCAAGGATAGATGGCAAATATAGAATAGTTGTAGGAGCAAGACCTAGGGTTTCAGCTTTGGCCTATAAGGCAATGGAGTATATAAATAGTACGGAGATTACTGAGGAAAGTGCATATAGAACTGGAGAGATTGCATCTGAAGAATTAGTTTTTGGCAGCAACACCAGAGGCTCTAAGGAATATAGAAAGGAAATCTGCAAGGTGCTAGTAAAAAGGGCAATTATGGAGGTGTCAAAATGTTAA
- a CDS encoding glycerol-3-phosphate acyltransferase yields MENYVIITLIGYLFGCFQASYILGKFFKKVDIRTLGNGNAGASNTVVSLGWKYGVAVALLDIGKAILSIVIIKLLLKNILQQGQLPFYLYLNGLSVILGHNYPFYMKFRGGKGTASLIGMLSAVDFRIAILGIIAIVAITIATDFIALGTIGLVLLFIASTIYFGYSKGCIIIAIVLAALSIYNHRSNIINILQRKETGLRSTFKKKQTAD; encoded by the coding sequence ATGGAAAACTATGTTATTATAACTTTAATTGGCTATTTATTTGGTTGTTTCCAAGCATCTTATATCTTAGGAAAATTTTTTAAAAAAGTTGATATACGTACTTTAGGCAATGGAAACGCAGGTGCTTCTAACACAGTTGTGTCTTTGGGTTGGAAATATGGTGTAGCTGTTGCACTGCTAGATATTGGCAAGGCTATACTCTCTATTGTCATTATAAAACTGCTTCTTAAAAATATTCTTCAGCAGGGTCAACTTCCATTTTACCTTTATTTGAATGGATTATCTGTGATTTTAGGTCATAACTATCCTTTCTATATGAAGTTTAGAGGTGGGAAAGGCACTGCCTCACTTATTGGTATGCTATCTGCAGTAGATTTTCGTATTGCAATTTTAGGGATAATAGCTATTGTAGCTATTACTATTGCAACTGATTTTATTGCCTTAGGAACTATAGGCTTAGTTTTATTATTTATAGCTTCTACAATATATTTTGGATATAGTAAAGGCTGTATAATAATTGCTATTGTTTTAGCTGCATTGAGTATTTATAACCACAGGTCTAATATTATCAATATCCTGCAGAGAAAGGAAACTGGCTTAAGAAGCACCTTTAAAAAGAAACAAACAGCTGACTAG
- a CDS encoding xanthine dehydrogenase family protein molybdopterin-binding subunit, with the protein MKPNRISIGKSIPKVDGVQLVTGKPAYTDDLAPRDALIIKILRSPYAFARIKGINKEKAEKIPGVECILTHEDVPKILFTRAGQSYPEPSTYDKYILDEYVRYIGDEVAIIAAVSEDIALRAMKLIKVEYEVFEPVLDIENVENHPSKIHFKDRCHSNINIGFDPEKNIAAIYNFGYGDIEKTLEECSVVVRESYRSQAQAHAMMETYRAYSYIDQYGKLVIVSSTQIPFHVRRMIANSLNVPISKVRIIKPRIGGGFGGKQTAQVEFYTALVTLKTGKSSKIVYTRKETFESTTSRHGMKIDVTIGADLDGKIKAVDMHAISDTGAYGEHAYTVLGAAGYKSLPLYNKVEAARFTGKAVYTNRTPGGALRGYGVTQGTFALESAMNELAHRLNMDPAKLREMNMLKKGETSKIFNMTTIGAGSEPIMMDSCELEYCVKRGKELIGWNEKYPRREISPTKIRGIGMAIAMQGSGIPGIDTATATIKIDDNGYFTLLLGATDIGTGSDTILRQIAAEALGVDNDTISVFSSDTDLTPFDVGAYASGTTYFSGNAVKKAALEMKELIKQEGASHLKIDVEDVIFDGKEIRNKTGDKKISLADLSNRLIYKNPTKQLTTTASFGTSDVAPPFISAFAEVEVDTETGKVELINYATVVDSGTIINPKLARVQAEGGAVQGIGMALFEEVREDSRGRLITNNLMEYKIPSRIDINNIIVDFADGYDATGPFGAKSIGEVVTNPAPPAIQDAVFNAVGVRIRSLPITPEKVKMALIENNKG; encoded by the coding sequence ATGAAGCCTAATAGAATATCTATTGGAAAATCTATTCCAAAGGTAGATGGGGTTCAATTAGTAACAGGAAAGCCCGCCTATACAGATGACCTAGCTCCAAGGGATGCGTTGATAATAAAAATATTGAGAAGTCCCTATGCCTTTGCTAGAATTAAAGGCATAAATAAAGAAAAGGCTGAAAAAATTCCAGGTGTAGAATGTATATTAACACATGAGGATGTGCCTAAAATATTATTTACTAGAGCAGGACAATCTTATCCGGAACCATCTACTTATGATAAATATATATTAGATGAGTATGTTAGATATATTGGTGATGAAGTTGCTATAATAGCTGCAGTAAGCGAGGATATAGCTTTAAGAGCAATGAAGCTTATAAAGGTTGAATATGAAGTATTTGAACCTGTCCTAGACATTGAAAATGTAGAGAATCACCCTTCCAAGATTCATTTCAAAGACAGATGTCATTCAAATATTAACATAGGCTTTGACCCAGAAAAAAATATAGCTGCAATATACAACTTTGGATATGGTGATATTGAAAAAACATTAGAAGAATGCTCTGTTGTAGTTAGGGAGAGTTATCGTTCCCAGGCTCAAGCCCATGCTATGATGGAAACCTATAGAGCATATTCATATATAGATCAATATGGCAAATTAGTAATAGTGTCTTCTACTCAGATACCCTTTCATGTAAGGAGAATGATAGCAAACTCACTTAATGTGCCTATAAGCAAGGTTAGAATAATTAAACCACGTATAGGTGGAGGATTTGGAGGGAAGCAAACGGCTCAAGTAGAATTTTATACAGCTCTAGTTACGCTCAAAACAGGTAAATCCTCAAAAATAGTGTACACAAGGAAGGAAACCTTTGAATCTACCACTTCAAGGCATGGCATGAAAATAGATGTAACTATTGGCGCAGATTTAGATGGCAAAATTAAAGCTGTGGATATGCATGCTATTTCTGATACTGGAGCATATGGAGAACATGCTTATACAGTCCTTGGTGCAGCAGGATATAAATCATTACCATTATATAACAAGGTGGAGGCTGCAAGATTTACAGGCAAGGCAGTGTATACAAATCGTACTCCTGGAGGAGCATTAAGAGGCTACGGTGTAACTCAAGGGACCTTTGCACTTGAATCAGCAATGAACGAATTAGCCCACAGACTTAACATGGACCCTGCTAAGCTAAGAGAAATGAATATGCTTAAAAAAGGTGAGACCTCTAAAATATTTAATATGACAACAATAGGAGCAGGTAGTGAGCCTATAATGATGGATAGCTGTGAGCTGGAATACTGTGTGAAGAGGGGCAAGGAGCTAATAGGCTGGAATGAAAAATACCCTAGAAGAGAGATATCACCTACTAAAATACGTGGGATAGGTATGGCCATAGCTATGCAAGGTTCAGGAATACCCGGCATAGACACTGCAACTGCCACCATAAAGATTGATGATAATGGCTACTTTACACTTCTTTTAGGCGCTACAGATATAGGAACGGGTAGTGATACTATCCTTAGACAAATAGCTGCAGAAGCTCTTGGAGTAGACAATGATACTATTAGTGTATTTTCATCAGATACAGATTTAACACCTTTTGATGTAGGAGCATATGCTTCAGGTACAACTTATTTCTCGGGAAATGCAGTGAAAAAAGCAGCACTTGAAATGAAGGAATTAATAAAGCAAGAAGGAGCTTCACATTTGAAGATAGATGTAGAAGATGTAATATTTGACGGAAAGGAAATTAGAAATAAAACAGGAGATAAGAAGATTAGCTTAGCTGATTTAAGCAATAGGCTAATATATAAAAATCCTACTAAACAATTAACTACTACAGCATCATTTGGTACTAGTGATGTGGCGCCGCCTTTCATATCTGCCTTTGCAGAAGTTGAAGTGGATACTGAAACTGGAAAGGTAGAGCTAATCAACTATGCTACTGTAGTAGATAGTGGAACTATCATAAATCCTAAGCTAGCAAGGGTGCAGGCAGAGGGTGGAGCTGTTCAAGGTATTGGAATGGCGTTGTTTGAAGAAGTAAGAGAAGATAGTCGAGGTAGACTGATAACTAATAATCTTATGGAATATAAAATACCATCTAGAATAGATATTAACAATATAATTGTAGATTTTGCAGATGGCTATGATGCTACGGGACCTTTTGGAGCTAAGTCTATTGGCGAGGTAGTAACTAATCCAGCACCACCCGCTATTCAGGATGCAGTTTTCAATGCAGTTGGAGTTAGAATAAGAAGTCTGCCTATAACACCTGAAAAAGTAAAGATGGCATTAATAGAAAATAATAAAGGCTAA
- a CDS encoding heavy metal translocating P-type ATPase: MMKKRGQIVIISGSLIIIAHILKYLNFDISIFNGLMIISSIVAGYPIAKNAIGALRYKILGIEALVTVAVTGAIYIGEYWEAAAVTFLFIFGAYLEARTLEKTRSSLKALLDLAPNTASVIRDGKEIKVSPDDVLKGETVLVRPGEKIPVDGLVLSGNASVNQASITGESVPVTKEKGDHVFSGTVIETGHLELEAERVGDDTTFARILEMVEEAQESKAPTQKFIEKFAKYYTPGIMLLSVIVYLITRDLELTLTLLVISCPGAMVISAPVSIVAGIGNGAKKGILIKGGEYLEKAGKIDIVAFDKTGTLTIGSPKVTNIKSYGMSEEDLLFLAAKVEMTSEHHLARAIIEEAQTRISSPIEAATDFEVFPGGGVKAVVDNEEIYIGTRKLLSDNEIFISNEIEEYLIQEENNGQTAVILAKKEKTLGVISIADKIRDDARNEILNLRKAGVKKVVMLTGDNRRVANAVSKELGIDEYYAELLPEEKVSKIKELMKNNTVAMVGDGINDAPALALAHLGVAMGGSGTDVAMETADLVLMSDSLSKLSYAFGLSRATVRNLKQNIYFAVFVVFALLIGVLTRNVFMALGMLIHEISVLLVIVNAVRLTRYKGVHKDS, encoded by the coding sequence ATGATGAAAAAAAGAGGGCAGATAGTAATAATTTCAGGTAGTCTTATTATTATAGCCCATATATTAAAGTATCTTAATTTTGACATAAGCATATTTAACGGACTTATGATTATATCATCAATAGTAGCAGGTTACCCTATAGCTAAAAATGCCATCGGAGCTTTAAGATATAAAATCTTAGGAATTGAAGCATTAGTAACCGTAGCTGTGACAGGAGCCATATATATTGGTGAGTATTGGGAAGCAGCAGCAGTTACTTTTCTTTTTATATTTGGTGCTTATTTAGAAGCAAGAACCTTAGAAAAGACTCGCTCTTCATTAAAAGCCTTATTAGACTTAGCACCAAATACTGCCTCTGTCATTCGTGATGGCAAGGAGATAAAAGTTTCACCAGATGATGTTCTAAAGGGTGAAACAGTGTTAGTTCGTCCTGGCGAAAAGATTCCAGTAGATGGATTGGTCTTATCAGGAAATGCTTCGGTAAATCAAGCCTCTATTACTGGTGAATCTGTTCCTGTTACTAAGGAAAAAGGTGACCATGTCTTTAGTGGAACAGTTATAGAAACAGGTCATTTAGAGCTAGAAGCAGAAAGAGTAGGAGACGATACTACCTTTGCTCGAATTTTAGAAATGGTTGAAGAAGCTCAAGAATCAAAGGCTCCAACTCAAAAGTTCATTGAGAAATTTGCAAAATATTATACTCCAGGAATCATGCTGCTTTCAGTAATAGTTTATCTAATCACTAGGGATTTAGAGCTTACTCTCACTCTATTAGTAATATCTTGTCCAGGTGCCATGGTAATATCTGCTCCCGTTTCTATAGTTGCAGGAATAGGAAATGGTGCTAAAAAGGGCATCTTGATTAAGGGTGGAGAATATTTAGAAAAGGCAGGGAAAATAGATATTGTTGCCTTTGATAAAACAGGTACTCTTACTATAGGAAGCCCAAAGGTTACTAATATTAAAAGCTACGGTATGTCTGAGGAAGATTTGCTCTTTTTAGCTGCTAAAGTGGAAATGACCTCAGAGCATCATTTGGCTAGAGCTATAATAGAGGAAGCACAGACTAGAATATCTAGTCCAATAGAAGCTGCTACTGACTTTGAAGTATTTCCTGGCGGTGGTGTTAAAGCAGTAGTAGATAATGAAGAAATCTATATAGGCACACGTAAATTATTATCAGACAATGAAATCTTCATTTCAAATGAAATAGAAGAATATTTAATCCAAGAAGAAAATAATGGCCAAACAGCAGTAATCCTTGCTAAAAAAGAAAAAACATTAGGAGTAATATCAATTGCAGATAAAATAAGAGATGACGCACGTAATGAAATACTAAATCTTAGAAAAGCAGGCGTAAAAAAGGTAGTTATGTTAACTGGTGACAACAGGAGAGTTGCTAATGCAGTGTCTAAAGAATTAGGCATTGATGAATATTATGCAGAATTGTTACCAGAAGAAAAGGTAAGTAAAATAAAAGAGTTGATGAAAAACAATACTGTTGCCATGGTAGGAGATGGTATCAATGATGCACCAGCTCTGGCATTAGCTCACTTAGGTGTAGCCATGGGTGGTTCTGGTACGGATGTAGCCATGGAAACAGCAGATTTAGTCTTGATGTCGGATAGCTTAAGTAAGCTTTCATACGCATTTGGTCTTAGTCGTGCAACAGTAAGAAACCTAAAGCAAAACATATATTTTGCAGTATTTGTAGTCTTTGCACTTCTAATAGGAGTGCTCACAAGAAATGTATTTATGGCTTTAGGAATGTTAATTCATGAAATAAGTGTGTTATTAGTTATCGTAAATGCAGTTAGGTTAACTAGATATAAGGGTGTTCATAAGGATTCATAA
- a CDS encoding (2Fe-2S)-binding protein, which translates to MLIKININGINKSFDIEPHEYLLDLLRNNGYLSVKRGCDTGTCGVCTVLIDGEPTLSCATLAVKADGKEITTIEGVGEQAKEVGNCLVDEGVDQCGYCSPGLVLTVIAMKKELENPTEESIKHYLSGNLCRCTGYVGQLRAIKKYMGVE; encoded by the coding sequence ATGTTAATAAAGATTAATATTAATGGTATAAACAAAAGTTTTGACATAGAACCTCATGAGTACCTACTAGACCTCCTTAGAAATAATGGATATTTAAGTGTAAAAAGGGGCTGTGATACTGGTACTTGCGGAGTATGTACAGTTCTTATAGATGGAGAGCCTACCTTATCCTGTGCTACATTAGCAGTAAAGGCAGATGGGAAGGAAATAACTACTATTGAAGGAGTAGGAGAACAGGCTAAGGAGGTAGGAAACTGCTTAGTTGATGAAGGAGTAGATCAATGTGGTTATTGTAGTCCAGGGCTAGTCCTTACAGTAATAGCTATGAAAAAAGAGCTTGAAAATCCAACGGAAGAATCCATAAAGCACTATTTATCTGGAAATCTATGTAGATGTACAGGATATGTGGGACAGCTTAGGGCAATAAAAAAATATATGGGGGTGGAATAA